The proteins below come from a single Mycobacterium parmense genomic window:
- the ilvD gene encoding dihydroxy-acid dehydratase has protein sequence MATTTDPTPPTDIKPRSRDVTDGLEKAAARGMLRAVGMDDEDFAKPQIGVASSWNEITPCNLSLDRLAKSVKEGVFAAGGYPLEFGTISVSDGISMGHEGMHFSLPSRELIADSVETVMQAERLDGSVLLAGCDKSLPGMLMAAARLDLASVFLYAGSILPGVAKLSDGSEREVTIIDAFEAVGACARGLLPREDVDAIERAICPGEGACGGMYTANTMASAAEALGMSLPGSAAPPATDRRRDGYARRSGQAVVELLRRGITARDILTREAFENAIAVVMAFGGSTNAVLHLLAIAHEAEVPLSLDDFSRIGSKVPHLADVKPFGRHVMSDVDHIGGVPVVMKALLDAGLLRGDCLTVTGRTVAENLAAITPPDPDGKVLRALSDPIHPTGGITILRGSLAPDGAVVKTAGLDSDVFEGTARVFDGERAALDALEDGTIAKGDVVVIRYEGPKGGPGMREMLAITGAIKGAGLGKDVLLLTDGRFSGGTTGFCVGHIAPEAVDGGPIALLRDGDRIRLDAGGRTLDVLTDADEFASRRAEVTAPPPRYTSGVLAKYVKLVGSAAAGAVCG, from the coding sequence ATGGCCACCACAACCGATCCGACTCCGCCCACGGACATCAAACCGCGTAGTCGCGATGTCACCGACGGTCTGGAGAAGGCCGCCGCCCGCGGGATGTTGCGCGCCGTCGGCATGGATGACGAGGACTTCGCCAAGCCGCAGATCGGGGTGGCGTCGTCGTGGAACGAGATCACACCCTGCAACCTGTCGCTGGACCGGCTGGCCAAGTCGGTCAAGGAAGGGGTGTTCGCGGCGGGTGGCTACCCGCTCGAGTTCGGCACGATCTCCGTCTCCGACGGCATCTCGATGGGGCACGAGGGGATGCACTTCTCGCTGCCGTCACGGGAGCTGATCGCCGACAGCGTCGAGACGGTGATGCAGGCCGAGCGACTCGACGGCTCGGTGCTGCTGGCCGGCTGCGACAAGTCGCTCCCGGGCATGCTGATGGCCGCCGCCCGACTGGACCTGGCGTCGGTGTTCCTCTACGCGGGTTCGATCCTGCCGGGCGTGGCCAAGCTGTCCGACGGCAGCGAGCGCGAGGTCACCATCATCGACGCGTTCGAGGCCGTCGGCGCCTGCGCCCGCGGCCTGCTGCCCCGCGAGGACGTCGACGCCATCGAACGGGCGATCTGCCCGGGCGAGGGTGCGTGCGGCGGCATGTACACCGCCAACACCATGGCCAGCGCCGCCGAGGCGCTCGGGATGTCGCTGCCGGGCAGCGCCGCCCCGCCCGCGACCGACCGCCGCCGCGACGGATACGCGCGGCGCAGCGGTCAGGCCGTCGTCGAGTTGCTGCGGCGTGGCATCACCGCCCGCGACATCCTCACCCGGGAGGCGTTCGAGAACGCGATCGCCGTGGTCATGGCCTTCGGCGGCTCGACCAACGCGGTGCTGCACCTGCTGGCCATCGCCCACGAGGCCGAGGTGCCGCTGTCCCTCGACGACTTCAGCCGCATCGGGTCGAAGGTGCCGCACCTGGCCGACGTCAAGCCGTTCGGCCGTCACGTGATGTCCGATGTCGACCACATCGGCGGCGTGCCCGTGGTGATGAAGGCCCTGTTGGACGCGGGACTGCTGCGGGGGGACTGCCTGACGGTCACCGGCCGCACCGTCGCCGAGAACCTGGCTGCCATCACGCCGCCGGACCCGGACGGCAAGGTGCTGCGCGCCCTGAGCGATCCGATCCACCCGACCGGCGGGATCACCATCCTGCGCGGCTCGCTGGCGCCCGACGGCGCGGTGGTCAAGACGGCCGGCCTGGATTCGGACGTGTTCGAGGGCACGGCAAGGGTTTTCGACGGTGAGCGAGCCGCGCTGGACGCCCTGGAGGACGGCACCATCGCCAAGGGCGACGTCGTGGTGATCCGCTACGAGGGCCCCAAGGGCGGGCCCGGGATGCGCGAGATGCTGGCCATCACCGGCGCGATCAAAGGAGCCGGCCTCGGCAAGGACGTGCTGTTGCTGACCGACGGCCGGTTCTCGGGCGGCACGACGGGTTTCTGCGTGGGTCACATCGCCCCCGAGGCGGTCGACGGCGGGCCGATCGCCCTGCTGCGCGATGGCGACAGGATCCGGCTCGACGCGGGGGGCCGCACCCTCGACGTGCTGACCGACGCGGACGAATTCGCTTCCCGGCGAGCCGAAGTCACCGCTCCCCCGCCGCGCTACACCTCCGGCGTGTTGGCGAAGTACGTCAAGCTGGTCGGCTCCGCGGCCGCCGGCGCCGTCTGCGGCTAG
- a CDS encoding MFS transporter — MSSATQSASTSSRTWTPRIAAQLAVLAAAAFIYVTAEILPVGALPVIARDMHVSLVLVGTLLAWYALVAALTTFPLVRWTAHWPRRRALVMSLCCLTASQVIAAVAPNFAVLAAGRVLCAITHGLLWSVIAPIATRLVPPSHAGRATTSIYLGTSLALVVGSPLTAAMSLMWGWRLAVVCITVAALVVTVAARVMLPEMVLTENQLAHVGPRSRHHRNPALIKVSLLAMIAVTGHFVSYTYIVVIIRNVVGVSGANLAWVLAAYGLAGLLSVPLVARPLDRRPRSAIILCTAGLTAAFAVLMGLAFGGRPTAATALIGACAIVLWGAMATAVSPMMQSAAMRNGADDPDGASGLYVTAFQVGIMAGSLAGGLLYERSVAFMLTASAGLMGLALAGIAANRHMLDVAPTSSRNS, encoded by the coding sequence ATGAGCTCCGCAACCCAGAGCGCCTCGACGTCCTCGAGAACGTGGACGCCCCGGATCGCCGCGCAACTGGCGGTCCTGGCGGCCGCGGCCTTCATCTATGTGACCGCCGAGATCCTTCCGGTGGGAGCGCTGCCGGTGATCGCCCGGGACATGCACGTCAGCCTCGTCCTGGTCGGGACGCTGCTGGCCTGGTACGCGCTGGTCGCGGCCCTGACCACGTTCCCGCTGGTCCGCTGGACCGCGCACTGGCCCCGCCGGCGTGCGCTGGTGATGAGCCTGTGCTGCCTGACGGCCTCGCAGGTCATCGCCGCGGTCGCCCCCAACTTCGCCGTGCTCGCGGCCGGCCGGGTGCTGTGCGCCATCACCCACGGCCTGCTGTGGTCGGTCATCGCCCCGATCGCGACGCGGCTGGTGCCGCCGAGCCACGCCGGGCGCGCCACCACCTCCATCTACCTGGGAACCAGCCTCGCCCTGGTCGTCGGCAGCCCCCTGACGGCGGCGATGAGCCTGATGTGGGGCTGGCGGCTCGCCGTCGTGTGCATCACCGTGGCGGCCCTCGTCGTCACCGTCGCGGCCCGGGTGATGCTGCCGGAGATGGTGCTCACCGAGAATCAGCTCGCGCACGTCGGCCCCCGCTCGCGCCATCACCGCAACCCGGCGCTGATCAAGGTCAGCCTCCTCGCGATGATCGCCGTCACCGGGCACTTCGTCTCCTACACCTACATCGTGGTGATCATCCGCAACGTCGTCGGGGTCAGCGGGGCGAACCTGGCCTGGGTGCTGGCGGCCTACGGGCTGGCGGGGCTGCTGTCGGTGCCGCTGGTGGCGCGGCCGCTGGACCGCCGCCCGCGCAGCGCCATCATCCTGTGCACGGCCGGGTTGACCGCCGCGTTCGCGGTGCTCATGGGCCTGGCGTTCGGTGGCCGGCCCACCGCGGCGACGGCGCTGATCGGGGCCTGTGCGATCGTGCTGTGGGGGGCCATGGCCACCGCCGTGTCGCCGATGATGCAGTCCGCCGCGATGCGCAACGGCGCCGACGACCCCGACGGGGCGTCCGGGCTGTACGTGACCGCGTTCCAGGTGGGCATCATGGCGGGCTCGCTGGCGGGTGGGCTGCTCTACGAGCGCAGCGTCGCCTTCATGCTGACCGCCTCGGCGGGGCTGATGGGCCTCGCGCTCGCCGGAATAGCGGCTAACCGGCACATGCTCGACGTTGCCCCGACAAGCTCACGCAATTCATAG
- a CDS encoding TetR/AcrR family transcriptional regulator, whose translation MRSPRERMVMSTALLIRERGAHATAISDVLSHSGAPRGSAYHYFPGGRTQLLCEAVDYAGEHVAAVITAADGSLPLLDTLFEKYRRQLLDSDFRAGCPVVAVSVEAGDEDDRERMSPVIERANAAFDRWSDLIAQRFVADGIPREGADELALLATSAIEGAIVLARVRRDLAPLDAVHRRLREMLSALISGGAHGKGHRDDQ comes from the coding sequence ATGCGAAGCCCCCGTGAGCGGATGGTGATGTCCACGGCGCTGTTGATCCGGGAACGGGGCGCCCACGCCACCGCCATCTCCGACGTGCTTTCGCACAGCGGTGCGCCGCGCGGGTCGGCGTACCACTACTTTCCGGGTGGGCGCACCCAATTGCTCTGCGAGGCGGTCGATTACGCCGGCGAGCACGTCGCGGCGGTCATCACCGCGGCCGATGGGAGCCTGCCGCTGCTGGACACCCTGTTCGAGAAGTACCGCCGGCAGCTGCTCGACAGCGATTTCCGGGCGGGCTGCCCGGTCGTCGCGGTTTCCGTCGAGGCGGGAGACGAGGACGACCGCGAGCGGATGTCCCCGGTGATCGAGCGCGCGAATGCGGCGTTCGACCGCTGGTCGGACCTGATCGCCCAGCGGTTCGTCGCCGACGGGATACCGCGGGAGGGGGCCGATGAACTCGCCCTGCTGGCGACCAGCGCCATCGAGGGCGCGATCGTGCTGGCCCGCGTGCGCCGCGACCTGGCGCCGCTGGACGCCGTCCACCGCCGGCTGCGCGAGATGCTTTCGGCCCTGATATCGGGCGGGGCACACGGAAAGGGCCACCGAGATGACCAGTGA
- a CDS encoding L,D-transpeptidase: MSGRTRANIFAALKTAGLASVGVPVLAAGLVLGAGTALADPDPAPGDPGLVAAPAGPPAPPPLLPPPPDPLAPPPPPGLPPLPGLPPNPLAQPVYTGPADGQNPTPFTGVAPFGPPNFVPANGATVGVAQPIIINFPGTVEDAGAAINAVHVSSVPAVPGKFYWMTPTQLRWRPLSFWPAHTAVTVDAGGTVSSFQTGDTLIATADDATHQLTITRNGTVEKTFPMSMGMTAGNHQTPNGTYYVQDKKASVVMDSSTYGVPVNSAWGYKVTVEDAVRFDNVGDYVHSAPWSVDDQGKRDVSHGCINISPSNAKWFFDNFGPGDPIIVKNSGGGDYKKNDGSSDWLN, translated from the coding sequence ATGTCGGGCCGGACGAGAGCGAACATTTTCGCGGCTCTGAAGACAGCCGGATTGGCCTCGGTGGGGGTGCCCGTCCTGGCCGCTGGACTGGTGCTCGGCGCCGGCACCGCGCTGGCCGACCCCGATCCTGCCCCCGGCGATCCGGGTCTGGTGGCCGCGCCCGCCGGCCCGCCCGCGCCGCCGCCCCTGCTGCCGCCGCCTCCCGACCCGCTGGCGCCACCGCCGCCACCGGGGCTGCCGCCGCTGCCCGGGCTGCCGCCCAACCCGCTCGCGCAACCGGTCTACACCGGACCTGCCGACGGGCAGAACCCGACGCCCTTCACCGGCGTGGCCCCCTTCGGCCCGCCGAACTTCGTCCCGGCGAACGGCGCCACGGTCGGGGTGGCTCAGCCGATCATCATCAACTTCCCGGGAACGGTCGAAGACGCCGGCGCGGCGATCAATGCCGTGCACGTCTCGTCGGTTCCGGCGGTGCCCGGAAAGTTCTACTGGATGACCCCGACCCAGCTGCGCTGGCGCCCGCTGAGCTTCTGGCCCGCGCACACCGCGGTGACCGTCGACGCCGGCGGCACCGTGTCCAGCTTTCAGACCGGCGACACCCTGATCGCCACGGCCGACGACGCCACCCACCAGCTGACCATCACCCGCAACGGCACCGTGGAGAAGACCTTCCCGATGTCGATGGGTATGACGGCCGGCAACCACCAGACGCCCAACGGCACGTATTACGTGCAGGACAAGAAAGCCTCGGTGGTGATGGACTCCTCGACCTACGGGGTTCCGGTCAACTCGGCCTGGGGCTACAAGGTGACGGTGGAGGACGCCGTCCGCTTCGACAACGTCGGCGACTACGTGCACAGCGCGCCGTGGTCGGTCGACGACCAGGGCAAGCGCGACGTCAGTCACGGGTGCATCAACATCAGCCCCAGCAACGCGAAGTGGTTCTTCGACAATTTCGGTCCGGGCGACCCGATCATCGTGAAGAACTCCGGTGGCGGCGACTACAAGAAGAACGACGGCTCCAGCGACTGGCTGAACTAG
- a CDS encoding M13 family metallopeptidase: MTVETIRSGIDLSYVDASTRPQDDLFGHVNGRWLTEYEIPADRATDGAFRLLYDRAEEQVRDLIAEAGEAGAAPGSDAARIGDLYASFMDEQAVERRGLQPLHDELATIDEAADRDALAAVLGGLQRTGVGGGVTIYVDTDAKDSARYLVHVSQSGLGLPDESYYRDPQHAEVLAAYPAHIARMFGLVYGGEHAETAARIVALETKLAAAHWDVVKRRDADLTYNLRTFAQLQAEGAGFDWPGWVSALGSTPEHLAEVVVRQPDYLTAFAGLWAGEDFDDWKAWARWRLIRARAAWLTDEVVAADFEFFGRRLTGAEQIRDRWKRAVSLVEGLMGDAVGKLYVQRHFPPDAKARIDTLVDNLLAAYRMSINELDWMTPQTRERALAKLDKFTAKVGYPAKWRDYSALVIDRHDLYGNYRRGYAVNHDREVAKLGGPVDKDEWFMTPQTVNAYYNPGMNEIVFPAAILQPPFFDAQADDAANYGGIGAVIGHEIGHGFDDQGAKYDGDGNLVDWWTDSDRTEFGARTKALIEQYEAYTPRGLDGGHHVNGAFTVGENIGDLGGLSIALLAYQLSLGGEPAPVIDGLTGVQRVFYGWAQVWRTKSREAEAIRRLAVDPHSPPEFRCNGVIRNMDAFYDAFEVGEADALFLEPRSRVRIWN; encoded by the coding sequence GTGACGGTAGAGACCATCCGCTCGGGCATCGACCTGAGCTATGTCGACGCAAGCACCCGCCCGCAGGACGACCTGTTCGGCCATGTCAACGGCCGCTGGCTGACCGAATACGAGATACCTGCCGACCGGGCGACCGACGGCGCCTTCCGGCTGCTGTACGACCGCGCCGAAGAGCAGGTGCGCGACCTGATCGCCGAAGCCGGTGAGGCGGGGGCGGCCCCGGGCAGCGACGCTGCGCGCATCGGCGACCTCTACGCGAGCTTCATGGACGAACAGGCAGTCGAACGACGCGGCCTGCAGCCGCTACACGACGAGCTGGCCACGATCGACGAGGCCGCCGACCGCGACGCCCTGGCGGCCGTGCTGGGCGGCCTGCAGCGCACCGGGGTGGGAGGCGGCGTGACGATCTACGTCGACACCGACGCCAAGGACTCCGCCCGCTACCTCGTGCACGTCAGCCAGTCCGGGCTCGGGCTGCCCGACGAGTCCTACTACCGCGACCCGCAGCACGCCGAGGTGCTGGCCGCCTACCCCGCACACATCGCCCGGATGTTCGGGCTGGTCTACGGCGGCGAGCACGCCGAGACCGCGGCGCGCATCGTCGCGCTGGAGACCAAACTGGCCGCCGCGCACTGGGATGTGGTGAAGCGCCGCGACGCCGATCTGACCTACAACCTGCGCACCTTCGCCCAGCTGCAGGCCGAGGGGGCCGGCTTCGACTGGCCCGGGTGGGTGTCGGCGCTGGGCAGCACCCCCGAGCACCTCGCCGAAGTCGTTGTCCGACAACCGGATTACCTGACCGCGTTCGCCGGTCTGTGGGCCGGCGAGGATTTCGACGACTGGAAGGCGTGGGCGCGTTGGCGACTGATCCGTGCCCGCGCCGCCTGGCTGACCGACGAGGTCGTCGCCGCGGACTTCGAGTTCTTCGGCCGCCGGCTCACCGGCGCGGAGCAGATCCGCGACCGCTGGAAGCGAGCGGTGTCCCTGGTGGAGGGACTGATGGGTGACGCCGTCGGAAAGCTGTACGTGCAAAGGCATTTCCCACCCGACGCCAAGGCCCGCATCGACACGCTGGTCGACAATCTGCTGGCCGCGTACCGCATGTCCATCAACGAGCTGGACTGGATGACGCCGCAGACCCGCGAGCGCGCACTGGCCAAGCTGGACAAGTTCACCGCCAAGGTCGGGTATCCGGCGAAGTGGCGCGACTACTCCGCGCTGGTGATCGACCGCCACGACCTCTATGGGAACTACCGGCGCGGGTATGCCGTCAACCACGACCGGGAGGTGGCCAAGCTCGGTGGCCCGGTCGACAAGGACGAGTGGTTCATGACGCCGCAGACCGTCAACGCCTACTACAACCCGGGGATGAACGAAATCGTCTTTCCGGCGGCCATTCTGCAGCCACCGTTCTTCGACGCGCAGGCCGACGACGCCGCCAACTACGGTGGGATCGGCGCGGTGATCGGCCACGAGATCGGGCACGGCTTCGACGACCAGGGCGCCAAGTACGACGGCGACGGCAACCTGGTCGACTGGTGGACCGACTCCGACCGCACCGAGTTCGGCGCGCGCACCAAGGCGCTCATCGAGCAGTACGAAGCGTACACACCGCGGGGCCTGGACGGCGGGCACCACGTCAACGGCGCGTTCACCGTCGGTGAGAACATCGGCGACCTGGGCGGGCTGTCCATCGCGCTGCTGGCCTACCAGCTGTCGCTGGGCGGGGAGCCCGCGCCGGTGATCGACGGCCTCACCGGCGTGCAGCGCGTCTTCTACGGCTGGGCCCAGGTGTGGCGGACCAAATCGCGTGAGGCCGAAGCGATCCGGCGCCTGGCGGTGGATCCGCATTCGCCGCCGGAGTTCCGGTGCAACGGCGTGATCCGCAACATGGACGCTTTCTACGACGCGTTCGAGGTGGGCGAAGCCGACGCCCTGTTCCTGGAGCCGCGAAGCAGGGTCAGGATCTGGAACTGA
- a CDS encoding molybdopterin-dependent oxidoreductase, with protein sequence MTSEWQSTACILCECNCGIVVQVEDRRLARIRGDKAHPASQGYTCNKALRLDHYQNNRGRITSPLRRRADGSYEEIDWDTAIVEIAEGFQRIRDAYGGDKIFYYGGGGQGNHLGGAYSGAFLKALGSRYRSNALAQEKTGEAWVDAQLYGGHTRGEFEHAEVAVFVGKNPWMSQSFPRARVVLNDIAKDPARSMIVVDPVVTDTAKMADFHLRVRPGTDAWCLAALAAVLVQENLCDEAFLAAHVHGSDTVRAALREVPVADYAQRCGVDEELLRASARRIGAAGSVAVFEDLGVQQAPNSTLCSYLNKMLWILTGNFAKKGGQHLHSSFAPLFGQVSGRTPVTGAPVIAGLIPSNVVPEEILTDHPDRFRAMIVESSNPAHSLANSAACREAFEALELMVVIDVAMTETARLAHYVLPAASQYEKPEATFFNFEFPANAFQLRRPLLEPLPGTLPEPEIWARLVRALGVVGDADLRPLREAAARGRQAYTEAFLAAMGGNPTVARLLPYVLYETLGPTLPDGLRGTAALWGLAQKTALTYPDAVRRAGHADGNALFDALLEGPSAVTFTVHDYEDDFALIGHADRKIALEIPEMLSELAALEAAPPRLTTADFPVVLSVGERRAYTANDIFRDPSWRKRDADGALRVSVEDAQDLGLVDGSRVRISTAAGSAEAVVEITETMLAGHAALPNGFGLDYVDDEGSTVVPGVAPNVLTSTEWRDPYAGTPWHKHVPARIELVGARPVSSRS encoded by the coding sequence ATGACCAGTGAATGGCAGTCCACCGCCTGCATCCTCTGTGAGTGCAACTGCGGCATCGTCGTCCAGGTCGAGGATCGCCGGCTGGCACGCATCCGGGGCGACAAGGCGCATCCGGCGTCGCAGGGCTACACATGCAACAAGGCGCTGCGGCTGGACCACTACCAGAACAACCGCGGCCGCATCACCTCGCCGCTGCGCCGGCGCGCCGACGGCAGCTACGAGGAGATCGACTGGGACACCGCGATCGTCGAGATCGCCGAGGGCTTCCAGCGCATCCGCGACGCCTACGGGGGCGACAAGATCTTCTATTACGGCGGCGGCGGGCAGGGCAACCACCTCGGCGGCGCCTACAGCGGCGCGTTCCTGAAGGCGCTCGGCTCGCGCTACCGTTCAAACGCCTTGGCGCAGGAGAAGACCGGCGAGGCCTGGGTCGACGCGCAGCTCTACGGCGGCCACACCCGGGGTGAGTTCGAGCACGCCGAGGTGGCGGTGTTCGTCGGCAAGAACCCGTGGATGTCGCAGAGCTTCCCGCGCGCCCGCGTGGTGCTCAACGACATCGCCAAGGATCCGGCCCGGTCGATGATCGTCGTCGACCCCGTGGTCACCGACACTGCAAAGATGGCGGACTTTCACCTTCGGGTCCGCCCCGGCACCGACGCGTGGTGCCTGGCCGCGCTGGCCGCGGTGCTCGTTCAGGAAAACCTCTGCGACGAAGCCTTTCTCGCGGCCCATGTGCACGGCTCCGACACCGTGCGCGCCGCGCTGCGCGAGGTTCCGGTCGCCGACTACGCGCAACGGTGCGGGGTCGACGAAGAGCTGTTGCGCGCATCGGCGCGCCGCATCGGCGCGGCCGGCAGCGTCGCGGTGTTCGAGGACCTCGGCGTCCAGCAGGCGCCCAACAGCACCCTGTGCTCCTATCTGAACAAGATGCTGTGGATCCTCACCGGCAACTTTGCGAAAAAGGGCGGCCAGCACCTACATTCGTCGTTCGCGCCGCTGTTCGGCCAGGTGTCGGGCCGCACGCCGGTCACCGGCGCTCCCGTCATCGCCGGGCTGATCCCCAGCAACGTGGTGCCCGAGGAGATCCTGACCGACCACCCGGACCGCTTCCGGGCCATGATCGTCGAGAGCAGCAATCCCGCACACTCGCTCGCCAATTCGGCGGCCTGCCGCGAGGCGTTCGAAGCGCTGGAGCTCATGGTGGTGATCGACGTCGCGATGACCGAGACCGCCAGGCTGGCGCACTACGTGCTGCCCGCCGCGTCCCAGTACGAGAAGCCCGAGGCCACGTTCTTCAATTTCGAGTTCCCCGCCAACGCTTTTCAGCTGCGCCGCCCGTTGCTCGAGCCGCTGCCGGGAACGCTGCCCGAACCAGAGATCTGGGCGCGGCTGGTGCGGGCCCTGGGCGTCGTCGGGGACGCGGACCTGCGGCCGCTGCGTGAGGCGGCCGCACGCGGCCGGCAGGCCTACACCGAGGCGTTCCTCGCCGCGATGGGCGGCAACCCGACCGTGGCCCGGCTGCTCCCTTACGTGCTCTACGAGACCCTCGGGCCCACCCTGCCCGACGGCCTGCGCGGTACGGCCGCCCTGTGGGGCCTCGCGCAGAAGACGGCGCTGACCTACCCGGACGCCGTGCGCCGCGCCGGCCATGCCGACGGCAACGCCCTGTTCGACGCCCTCCTCGAGGGACCCTCCGCGGTGACGTTCACCGTGCACGATTACGAGGACGACTTCGCGCTGATCGGCCACGCCGACCGCAAGATCGCGCTGGAAATCCCCGAAATGCTGTCCGAGCTGGCGGCTTTGGAGGCCGCCCCGCCGCGACTGACCACCGCGGACTTCCCGGTCGTGCTGTCGGTGGGGGAGCGGCGCGCCTATACCGCCAACGACATCTTCCGCGACCCGTCCTGGCGCAAGCGCGACGCGGACGGCGCGCTGCGGGTCAGCGTCGAGGACGCCCAGGACCTCGGGCTGGTCGACGGAAGCCGCGTGCGCATCAGCACCGCGGCCGGCAGCGCCGAGGCCGTCGTCGAGATCACCGAGACCATGCTCGCCGGACATGCGGCCCTGCCCAACGGTTTCGGGCTCGACTATGTCGACGACGAGGGCAGCACCGTGGTCCCCGGCGTCGCCCCGAACGTGCTCACCTCCACCGAGTGGCGCGACCCCTACGCCGGCACGCCGTGGCACAAGCACGTGCCCGCCCGCATCGAGCTCGTCGGCGCCCGACCCGTCAGTTCCAGATCCTGA
- the mymT gene encoding copper-binding metallothionein MymT has translation MTNYEAGATLTCGHEGCGCRVRIEVPCHCSGAGEPYRCTCGDELTPVS, from the coding sequence ATGACGAACTACGAGGCAGGCGCCACGCTCACCTGTGGCCACGAGGGCTGCGGCTGTCGCGTCCGCATCGAGGTCCCCTGCCACTGCTCGGGCGCGGGCGAGCCCTATCGGTGCACCTGCGGAGACGAGCTGACTCCCGTCAGCTGA
- a CDS encoding O-methyltransferase, translating to MTQDPTPQDVDEFLNRTVVGDDPALAAALEASDAAGLPPIAVSAQQGKFLCLLAAALGARRILELGTLGGFSTIWLARGAGPAGRVVTLEFEPKHAEVARANLERAGVGDRVEVMVGAALDTLPTLGDDPFDLIFIDADKENYPAYLEWAVRLARSGAIIVVDNVIRQGQILDARPDDAARAVRETLEAMGRHPRLDTAVLQTVGAKRWDGFALALVR from the coding sequence ATGACCCAGGACCCCACGCCCCAAGATGTCGACGAGTTCTTGAACCGCACCGTGGTTGGCGACGATCCCGCCCTGGCCGCGGCGCTCGAAGCCAGCGACGCCGCCGGGTTACCGCCGATAGCCGTGTCGGCGCAGCAAGGCAAATTCCTGTGCCTGCTGGCCGCCGCGCTCGGCGCCCGCCGCATCCTGGAGCTCGGTACGCTGGGCGGCTTCAGCACCATCTGGCTGGCGCGGGGTGCGGGACCCGCGGGCCGGGTGGTGACGCTGGAATTCGAACCCAAACACGCCGAGGTCGCGCGGGCCAACTTGGAGCGCGCGGGCGTCGGCGACCGGGTCGAGGTGATGGTCGGCGCCGCGCTGGACACGCTGCCGACGCTGGGCGACGACCCCTTCGACCTGATCTTCATCGACGCCGACAAGGAAAACTATCCCGCCTATCTCGAGTGGGCCGTCCGCCTGGCCCGCTCCGGAGCAATCATCGTGGTGGACAACGTGATCCGGCAAGGTCAGATCCTGGACGCCCGGCCCGACGACGCGGCCCGGGCGGTGCGCGAAACGCTGGAGGCGATGGGGCGGCACCCGCGGCTGGACACCGCGGTGCTGCAGACCGTCGGCGCCAAGCGATGGGACGGCTTCGCGTTGGCGCTGGTGCGGTGA
- the ricR gene encoding copper-sensing transcriptional repressor RicR codes for MTTAHGYSQQKDNYAKRLRRIEGQVRGIARMIEEDKYCIDVLTQISAVNSALRSVALNLLDEHLNHCVTRAVASGGDEADEKIAEATAAIARLVRS; via the coding sequence ATGACGACTGCACACGGTTACTCGCAGCAGAAAGACAACTACGCCAAGCGGCTCCGCCGCATCGAGGGCCAGGTGCGCGGCATCGCGCGAATGATCGAAGAGGACAAATACTGCATCGACGTCCTCACCCAGATCAGCGCCGTCAACAGCGCGCTGCGCTCGGTCGCCCTCAACCTGCTCGACGAGCACCTCAACCACTGCGTGACCCGCGCCGTCGCCTCGGGGGGTGACGAGGCGGACGAGAAGATCGCCGAGGCGACCGCCGCGATCGCGCGCCTCGTCCGTTCCTGA